Proteins from one Vespula vulgaris chromosome 23, iyVesVulg1.1, whole genome shotgun sequence genomic window:
- the LOC127071842 gene encoding pyridoxine/pyridoxamine 5'-phosphate oxidase-like, translated as MMSKESTNSYDVDIRDMRVKYKNRNETFTEEDLVSKEPIGQFKAWFEEACKTPEIFEPNAVLLGTATKDGLPSVRPVLLRGYSMEGFKFYTNYGSRKSKELEENPNAGMTFYWGPLHRVIRIEGTVEKTSAEDSDEYFNSRPFKNQIGSMISNQSTTIANREILLAKEKELLDQYTEENIKRPDWWGGYIIKPKSVEFWQGQSNRLHDRILFRRPMPGESIDNIFVHTGENGWVYERLSP; from the exons ATGATGTCAAAAGAATCTACGAATTCATATGATGTTGATATAAGag ATATGCgagtaaaatacaaaaatagaaatgaaaccTTTACAGAAGAAGATTTGGTAAGCAAAGAACCAATAGGACAATTTAAAGCATGGTTTGAGGAAGCTTGTAAAACACCAGAAATATTTGAACCAAATGCGGTACTTCTTGGAACTGCAACGAA AGATGGTCTTCCATCTGTAAGACCAGTATTGTTAAGAGGCTATAGTATGGAAGGtttcaaattttatacaaattatggCAGTAGGAAGAGTAAAGAATTA GAAGAAAATCCAAATGCTGGAATGACGTTCTACTGGGGACCATTACACCGAGTT ATACGAATAGAGGGAACTGTTGAGAAAACTTCAGCTGAAGATTctgatgaatattttaatagtcGACCATTCAAAAATCAAATAGGATCTATGATCAGTAACCAAAGTACTACTATTGCTAATAGGGAAATTCTTCtagcaaaagaaaaggagttACTTGATCAATATACAGAAGAAAACATTAAAAGACCAGATTGGTG GGGTGGTTATATAATTAAACCAAAATCAGTTGAATTTTGGCAAGGACAAAGCAATCGTTTGCACGATAGAATTCTTTTCAGGCGACCAATGCCTGGTGAAAgcattgataatatttttgtccATACAGGAGAAAATGGATGGGTATATGAAAGATTATCACCTTAA
- the LOC127071837 gene encoding uncharacterized protein LOC127071837 encodes MSTQRVLKLNDNDTLQFLDLYQTEPILYNPTLDEYRDRDMRAAAAQRISEALNIDGFGPKEVILKFKNLRSSYCQELKKIADSQRSGKSTDEIYKPKVVWFTKMNSFIRPFVQQRETQSNVMFQRNNIETEINQEINAEQVITEDIANDKIFFHTSQLSKTLPVCNKPVEKRKMFFNKTESENKLPKKKKNMNVCEDSAFISHVLNKLQDISTRAEQIAEKKDSYDHFGKYIGSLLRTIGFPDAMKLQQQIITLIMNRMCAPTIQNQYSNTVPSTSCSEEGASEHIYSPSNEDIPG; translated from the exons ATGTCCACGCAGcgtgtattaaaattaaacgataatgATACTCTTCAGTTTTTAGATTTATATCAGACGGAACCTATACTTTATAATCCGACATTGGATGAGTATAGGGATCGTGATATGCGGGCAGCAGCGGCCCAACGAATTTCGGAAGCTTTAAATATAGATGGTTTTGGACCAAAAGAAGTAatcttaaaatttaaaaacttGAGAAGTTCGTATTGtcaagaattaaaaaagatcgcGGATAGTCAAAGATCGGGAAAATCTACAGATGAGATCTATAAACCAAAAGTAGTGTGGTTTACAAAGATGAACTCCTTTATTCGTCCTTTTGTACAACAAAGAGAAACTCAATCAAATGTC ATGTtccaaagaaataatattgaaactGAAATTAATCAAGAAATAAATGCAGAACAAGTAATAACGGAGGATATTGctaacgataaaattttttttcacacaTCGCAACTTTCGAAAACATTACCTGTATGTAACAAAcctgtagaaaaaagaaaaatgtttttcaacAAAACAGAATCAGAAAATAAACttccgaaaaagaaaaaaaatatgaatgtgTGCGAAGATTCAGCCTTTATATCTCATGTTTTAAATAAACTCCAAGATATATCAACACGAGCGGAACAAATtgcagagaaaaaagatagctACGATCATTTCGGAAAATATATAGGGTCGTTATTGCGAACTATTGGATTTCCAGATGCTATGAAATTGCAACAACAGATTATAACTCTGATTATGAATAGAATGTGTGCACCAACTATTCAAAATCAATATAGTAACACAGTACCAAGTACATCTTGCAGTGAGGAAGGAGCTTCcgaacatatatattcacCTTCTAATGAAGATATTCCTGGTTAA